The Cervus elaphus chromosome 12, mCerEla1.1, whole genome shotgun sequence genome includes a region encoding these proteins:
- the DRD1 gene encoding D(1A) dopamine receptor, which yields MRTLNTSAMEGTGLVAERDFSFRILTACFLSLLILSTLLGNTLVCAAVIRFRHLRSKVTNFFVISLAVSDLLVAVLVMPWKAVAEIAGFWPFGSFCNIWVAFDIMCSTASILNLCVISVDRYWAISSPFRYERKMTPKAAFILISVAWTLSVLISFIPVQLSWHKAKPTGPSEGNDTSLSKTINNCDSSLSRTYAISSSLISFYIPVAIMIVTYTRIYRIAQKQIRRISALERAAVHAKNCQTTTGNGNPMECSQPESSFKMSFKRETKVLKTLSVIMGVFVCCWLPFFILNCMVPFCGSGETKPFCIDSITFDVFVWFGWANSSLNPIIYAFNADFRKAFSTLLGCYRLCPTTNNAIETVSINNNGAVVFSSHHEPRGSISKDCNVVYLIPHAVGSSEDLKKEEAGGIVKPLEKLSPALSVILDYDTDVSLEKIQPITQNGQHPT from the coding sequence ATGAGGACTCTCAACACCTCTGCCATGGAAGGCACCGGGCTGGTAGCGGAGAGGGACTTCTCCTTCCGCATTCTCACAGCCTGTTTCCTGTCACTGCTCATCCTGTCCACCCTCCTGGGGAACACGCTGGTCTGTGCCGCCGTGATCAGATTCCGCCACCTGCGATCCAAGGTGACCAACTTCTTCGTCATCTCCTTGGCTGTATCGGATCTCTTGGTGGCCGTCTTGGTCATGCCCTGGAAAGCAGTGGCCGAGATCGCTGGCTTCTGGCCCTTCGGGTCCTTCTGTAACATCTGGGTGGCCTTTGACATCATGTGCTCCACTGCATCCATCCTCAATCTCTGTGTGATCAGTGTGGACAGGTATTGGGCCATCTCTAGCCCCTTCCGGTATGAGAGGAAGATGACCCCCAAGGCAGCCTTCATTCTGATCAGTGTGGCATGGACTTTGTCTGTTCTTATCTCCTTCATCCCCGTGCAGCTCAGCTGGCACAAGGCAAAACCCACAGGTCCCTCCGAGGGGAATGACACTTCCCTGAGCAAGACCATCAACAACTGTGACTCCAGCTTGAGCAGGACAtatgccatttcatcctctctaaTAAGCTTTTACATCCCTGTGGCCATCATGATTGTCACCTACACCAGGATCTACAGGATTGCCCAGAAACAAATACGGCGCATCTCAGCCTTGGAGAGGGCAGCAGTCCATGCCAAGAACTGCCAGACCACTACAGGTAACGGAAACCCCATGGAATGTTCTCAACCAGAAAGCTCCTTTAAGATGTCCTTCAAAAGAGAGACTAAAGTTCTGAAGACCCTGTCGGTGATCATGGGGGTGTTTGTGTGCTGCTGGCTCCCTTTCTTCATCTTGAACTGCATGGTGCCCTTCTGTGGGTCTGGAGAGACCAAGCCCTTCTGCATCGATTCCATCACCTTCGACGTGTTTGTGTGGTTCGGGTGGGCTAATTCCTCCTTGAACCCCATCATTTATGCCTTTAATGCTGATTTTCGGAAGGCATTTTCCACCCTCTTAGGATGCTACAGGCTTTGCCCGACGACGAATAATGCCATAGAGACGGTTAGCATCAATAACAACGGGGCTGTGGTGTTTTCCAGCCATCACGAGCCTCGGGGTTCCATCTCCAAAGACTGCAATGTGGTGTAtctgatcccacatgctgtgggctcCTCTGAGGACCTGAAGAAGGAAGAGGCAGGGGGGATAGTCAAGCCCTTGGAGAAGCTGTCCCCAGCCCTGTCTGTCATTTTGGACTATGACACTGATGTCTCTCTGGAGAAGATCCAGCCCATCACACAAAATGGGCAGCACCCGACCTGA